One segment of Microbacterium arborescens DNA contains the following:
- the mmsB gene encoding multiple monosaccharide ABC transporter permease — protein sequence MTQPDTAPVRTGGLADIRKAFGSGQSTLRQFGILGSLVLIILVFQIWTNGLTLSSGNLINAINQNSYILILAIGMVMVIIMGHIDLSVGSVAAFTGIVVAKSMADWNLPSSLAIVLGLVVGVLIGAWQGFWVAYIGVPAFIVTLAGMLIFRGLNQIVGQSTTLAVPADFQMIGAGYLPELPFIPLPFNVLTLALGVLGALWIVVNEIRLRRRQAKTGAESAPLWVSILKVVVVGGVILIAAYLFATGRPGTGFPISGVILVALVILYSFITNNTTFGRRIYAVGGNRLAATLSGVKDRRVDFFVMMNMSVLASLAGMIFVARSGASGPQDGNGWELDAIAAVFIGGAAVSGGIGTVIGAIIGGLVMAFLNNGLQLVGTGADLVSVIKGLVLLFAVGIDVLSKATGRPSIIGLWSARRRARADVPTPPTVLPTAGTNETSQPVDAGRR from the coding sequence ATGACTCAGCCCGACACCGCCCCCGTCCGCACCGGCGGGCTGGCCGACATCCGCAAAGCGTTCGGCAGCGGACAATCCACTCTGCGGCAGTTCGGCATCCTCGGATCGCTCGTGCTGATCATCCTCGTGTTCCAGATCTGGACGAACGGTCTGACCCTGTCGTCGGGCAACCTCATCAACGCGATCAACCAGAACTCCTACATCCTGATCCTCGCGATCGGCATGGTGATGGTCATCATCATGGGGCACATCGACCTGTCGGTCGGGTCGGTCGCCGCCTTCACCGGCATCGTGGTGGCGAAATCAATGGCTGACTGGAACCTCCCATCGTCGCTCGCGATCGTGCTCGGCCTCGTCGTCGGCGTGCTCATCGGCGCGTGGCAGGGATTCTGGGTCGCCTACATCGGCGTGCCGGCGTTCATCGTCACCCTCGCGGGGATGCTGATCTTCCGGGGTCTGAACCAGATCGTCGGGCAGTCGACCACGCTCGCCGTGCCCGCCGACTTCCAGATGATCGGCGCGGGGTACCTGCCCGAGCTCCCCTTCATCCCGCTGCCGTTCAACGTGCTGACGCTCGCACTCGGCGTCCTCGGAGCGCTGTGGATCGTCGTCAACGAGATCCGCCTGCGCCGGCGCCAGGCCAAGACCGGCGCCGAATCCGCCCCGCTGTGGGTCTCGATCCTCAAGGTCGTCGTCGTGGGTGGCGTCATCCTCATCGCCGCGTACTTGTTCGCCACGGGGCGGCCGGGCACCGGTTTCCCGATCTCGGGCGTCATCCTCGTCGCGCTCGTCATCCTGTACTCGTTCATCACCAACAACACGACCTTCGGCCGACGCATCTACGCGGTCGGCGGCAACCGTCTCGCAGCGACGCTCTCAGGGGTGAAGGACCGCCGCGTCGACTTCTTCGTGATGATGAACATGTCGGTGCTGGCCTCGCTCGCGGGCATGATCTTCGTCGCCCGCTCGGGTGCCTCCGGGCCGCAGGACGGCAACGGGTGGGAGCTCGACGCGATCGCGGCCGTGTTCATCGGCGGCGCCGCGGTCTCGGGCGGCATCGGAACGGTCATCGGCGCCATCATCGGTGGACTCGTGATGGCCTTCCTCAACAACGGCCTGCAGCTCGTCGGCACCGGCGCCGACCTCGTGTCGGTCATCAAGGGCCTCGTGCTGCTGTTCGCCGTCGGCATCGACGTGCTGAGCAAGGCGACCGGGCGCCCGTCGATCATCGGCCTCTGGTCGGCGCGACGCCGTGCCCGAGCCGACGTCCCCACACCTCCGACTGTCTTGCCGACCGCCGGAACCAATGAGACCAGTCAGCCCGTCGATGCCGGTCGTCGATGA
- a CDS encoding substrate-binding domain-containing protein — MKKIALAVTALAVTALALSACSNARTDAGAGGDASAAAGFAADATIGVALPDKTSENWVLAGDLFTKDLEAAGFKADVQYAPASNTVAEQQNQISAMITNGAKVIVIGAKDGKQLGTQLQQAADAGVMIIAYDRLLENSENVDYYVAFDNFKVGQLQGQALLDGLEARSGHGAPWNIELFSGSPDDANSAVFFNGAMDVLQPKIDDGTLVVKSGQTEIAQTATQGWKAENAQSRMDSILTSTYSSDTLDGVLSPNDTLARAILTSVKQAGKDVATFTVTGQDSEVESVKSIMAGEQYSTINKDTALLVEQTVKMIGQLQQGEDADVNDTEQYDNGVKVVPAYLLEPVIVTKENAAEAYANVPSLLEIVTAAQ; from the coding sequence ATGAAGAAGATCGCTCTCGCCGTCACCGCACTCGCGGTCACGGCGCTGGCCCTGTCGGCGTGCTCCAATGCGCGCACCGACGCGGGCGCCGGCGGCGACGCCTCCGCTGCGGCGGGCTTCGCGGCCGACGCGACGATCGGCGTCGCTCTGCCCGACAAGACCAGCGAGAACTGGGTGCTCGCGGGCGACCTGTTCACGAAGGACCTCGAGGCCGCCGGCTTCAAGGCCGACGTGCAGTACGCGCCGGCATCCAACACGGTCGCCGAACAGCAGAACCAGATCTCCGCGATGATCACCAACGGTGCGAAGGTCATCGTCATCGGCGCGAAGGACGGCAAGCAGCTCGGGACCCAGCTGCAGCAGGCCGCCGACGCCGGCGTGATGATCATCGCCTACGACCGGCTGCTCGAGAACAGCGAGAACGTCGACTACTACGTCGCGTTCGACAACTTCAAGGTCGGGCAGCTGCAGGGGCAGGCGCTGCTCGACGGGCTCGAGGCCCGGTCGGGCCATGGCGCGCCGTGGAACATCGAGTTGTTCTCGGGGTCGCCCGACGACGCGAACTCTGCTGTGTTCTTCAACGGTGCGATGGACGTGCTGCAGCCGAAGATCGATGACGGCACGCTCGTCGTGAAGTCGGGCCAGACCGAGATCGCGCAGACCGCGACTCAGGGCTGGAAGGCCGAGAACGCTCAGAGCCGCATGGACTCGATCCTCACCTCGACCTACAGCAGCGACACGCTCGACGGTGTGCTCTCACCGAACGACACCCTGGCCCGAGCCATCCTCACCTCGGTGAAGCAGGCCGGGAAGGATGTCGCGACCTTCACGGTCACCGGTCAGGACTCCGAGGTCGAGTCGGTGAAGTCGATCATGGCCGGCGAGCAGTACTCGACCATCAACAAGGACACCGCCCTGCTCGTCGAGCAGACGGTCAAGATGATCGGCCAGCTGCAGCAGGGCGAGGATGCCGATGTCAACGACACCGAGCAGTACGACAACGGCGTGAAGGTCGTTCCCGCGTACCTGCTCGAGCCCGTGATCGTCACGAAGGAGAACGCCGCCGAGGCGTACGCCAACGTCCCGAGCCTCCTCGAGATCGTGACGGCGGCGCAGTAA